The following proteins come from a genomic window of Pseudomonas sp. MAG733B:
- a CDS encoding LuxR C-terminal-related transcriptional regulator, which produces MTAMTTCLDRPGLLPRLSSHHQPRERLVEPLLASTARVKLLCAPPGSGKSALLTECLLRAPTHCRVYWLPLAGEPLSAADLLQRLAQVLGLGTKDEPALLDYLARLQTPTWLFIDDYCRVANPELDRLLDRLLAVRSPVLNWWLGSRRRPSCNWPRLLLDDELYEYDGHALTFTERDVEQMLGHVEPSRVTSIARRVIQRSGGWCAGVRIALLDGCQWAAGQDKLERSATLLDYLQHELFNTLPPELVETWQVLAHLPRFNARLCEHLFGAGEGAKGLQTLQDMGCFIEPWEDSVDWLRVYVPLARAMRDEQGSAGRSWHRRACQWFCAEEDWQGAFEQALLAEEFEAAVSLLQHFSFEHLFRRENVRLLLNLHERQGQELTLGSPQLVGLITAALLFAGRFDQAAECIEQMTRFAPQPTASLQRQLLARWQAQQGWLLHLQGRMAAARGHFVEALAELDADAWPARLLCLSGLTQQALLNAELDVAQALNRDALCLARAQGSLLFEGLLELDHAQLLEQRGAPRRAESLLADVHELLSRQADRPTPLLGRIALRRGRLALCQGQDEVAGEFFHIGLQDCLLSHDKRALYGFLGQAQVAANQRDYAHAFDRLRDAERLMQQRQIPDTVYRGVLLQISSHFWLQQGRQHLAHEALTRVLRHYRGPHARQAPPATVGLIVRIEYLLVLAETHLQLTKQPLERLKLLLDQAQQHGLLALEAELQLVICEVADLTGEPDVARSALQAGLALVRRCQLQQALNELRLRQPTLLSRLGVNDEEPAAALDSNPLSGRELEVLSQIAKGNSNQQIADLLFISLHTVKTHARRINGKLGVERRTQAVARAKELGLII; this is translated from the coding sequence ATGACTGCCATGACGACGTGTCTGGACCGTCCTGGACTTCTGCCTCGCTTGTCTTCCCATCATCAGCCCCGCGAGCGACTGGTCGAGCCTTTGCTGGCCTCGACGGCGCGGGTGAAATTGCTCTGTGCACCGCCCGGCAGCGGCAAGAGTGCGCTGCTCACCGAGTGCCTGTTGCGTGCGCCGACGCATTGTCGTGTGTATTGGCTGCCGCTGGCGGGCGAGCCGTTGAGTGCTGCCGATTTGTTGCAGCGGTTGGCGCAGGTGCTGGGGCTCGGAACAAAGGACGAGCCTGCCTTACTGGATTACCTGGCCCGGTTGCAGACACCGACCTGGCTGTTTATCGATGACTACTGCCGCGTTGCCAATCCTGAGCTCGACCGCTTACTGGATCGTTTACTGGCTGTCAGAAGTCCGGTGTTGAATTGGTGGCTGGGCTCGCGTCGACGACCCTCCTGCAACTGGCCCCGCCTGTTGCTCGATGACGAGTTGTACGAGTACGACGGGCATGCTTTGACGTTTACCGAACGTGACGTCGAGCAGATGCTCGGCCATGTCGAGCCGTCGCGCGTGACAAGCATCGCCAGGCGAGTGATTCAGCGTAGCGGCGGTTGGTGCGCCGGTGTGCGCATTGCCTTGCTCGACGGCTGCCAGTGGGCTGCCGGTCAGGACAAGCTGGAACGCTCGGCGACGCTGCTCGATTACTTGCAGCATGAACTGTTCAACACCTTGCCCCCCGAGCTGGTGGAAACCTGGCAGGTGCTCGCCCATTTGCCGCGATTCAATGCCCGCCTGTGCGAGCATCTGTTCGGCGCCGGTGAAGGCGCAAAAGGGTTGCAGACTTTGCAGGACATGGGCTGTTTCATCGAGCCGTGGGAAGACTCTGTCGACTGGCTGCGCGTCTACGTTCCCCTGGCCCGTGCGATGCGTGACGAACAGGGTTCGGCCGGTCGTTCCTGGCATCGCCGCGCGTGCCAATGGTTCTGCGCCGAGGAAGACTGGCAGGGAGCATTCGAACAGGCGCTGCTGGCCGAAGAGTTCGAAGCCGCGGTGAGTTTGTTGCAGCACTTCAGTTTTGAGCATCTGTTCCGACGCGAGAATGTGCGCCTGCTGTTGAACCTGCACGAGCGCCAGGGCCAGGAGTTGACCCTCGGGTCGCCGCAATTGGTCGGGCTCATCACGGCGGCGTTATTGTTTGCCGGGCGCTTCGATCAGGCGGCGGAGTGCATCGAGCAAATGACGCGGTTCGCGCCGCAGCCGACGGCATCTTTACAGCGGCAACTGCTGGCGCGTTGGCAGGCGCAGCAAGGCTGGCTGCTGCATTTACAGGGGCGCATGGCGGCGGCGCGCGGGCACTTTGTCGAGGCACTGGCCGAGCTGGACGCGGACGCCTGGCCAGCGCGCTTGTTGTGCCTGTCCGGGTTGACCCAACAGGCGCTGCTCAATGCCGAGCTCGATGTCGCGCAGGCGCTCAACCGTGACGCACTGTGCCTGGCGCGTGCGCAAGGTTCGTTGCTGTTCGAAGGCTTGCTCGAACTGGATCACGCGCAATTACTGGAGCAACGCGGCGCTCCCCGGCGTGCCGAAAGCCTGTTGGCCGATGTTCATGAGTTGTTGTCTCGACAGGCGGATCGTCCGACGCCGCTGCTGGGGCGGATTGCCTTGCGGCGCGGGCGCTTGGCGCTGTGTCAGGGGCAAGACGAAGTGGCCGGTGAATTCTTCCACATCGGTCTTCAGGACTGCCTGCTCAGTCACGACAAACGTGCGTTGTATGGCTTTCTCGGGCAGGCCCAGGTGGCGGCCAATCAACGCGATTACGCCCATGCGTTTGATCGCTTGCGCGATGCCGAGCGGTTGATGCAGCAGCGGCAGATTCCCGACACGGTGTATCGCGGAGTGTTGCTGCAAATCAGCAGTCATTTCTGGCTGCAGCAAGGCCGGCAACACCTGGCCCATGAAGCTCTGACTCGCGTATTGCGCCATTACCGCGGGCCTCACGCTCGACAGGCACCTCCCGCTACCGTGGGGCTGATCGTGCGGATCGAGTACTTGCTGGTGCTCGCCGAAACCCATCTGCAACTGACGAAGCAGCCCTTGGAGCGGCTCAAGCTGTTGCTCGATCAAGCGCAACAGCATGGGCTGCTGGCGTTGGAAGCGGAACTGCAACTGGTCATCTGCGAAGTGGCGGACCTGACTGGTGAGCCTGACGTGGCGAGGTCGGCTTTGCAGGCTGGTCTCGCCTTGGTAAGGCGTTGCCAATTGCAACAGGCCTTGAACGAATTGCGCTTGCGTCAGCCGACGTTGCTCAGTCGCCTGGGAGTGAATGATGAAGAGCCTGCGGCGGCTCTGGACAGCAATCCATTGAGCGGACGTGAGTTGGAGGTGCTAAGCCAGATCGCCAAGGGCAACTCCAATCAACAGATTGCTGACCTGTTGTTCATATCGCTACATACCGTAAAAACCCATGCGCGACGTATAAATGGGAAGTTAGGTGTAGAGCGCAGGACCCAGGCGGTGGCGCGGGCAAAAGAACTTGGGTTGATTATTTAG
- a CDS encoding IclR family transcriptional regulator, whose protein sequence is MEKPTSDSNGKQKVRSAEVGTDILKALAELSPSTSLSRLAEHVQMPASKVHRYLQALIASGFAEQNAATNHYGLGREALRVGLAALNSMDVMKVAALPLAELRDDLNETCFLAVWGNQGATVVRIEPAVRAVTVVTQLGSVLPLLSSSTGLVFGAYLPKRETVDLREQELQGHATHALADDQAYAEMCEQIRARGLHHVHGLLMPGVDALSAPVLNAMGNVVAVVTVVGPTSLFHADENGPAAQRLLAATRAVSWRMGYEPAATH, encoded by the coding sequence ATGGAAAAGCCCACCAGCGACAGCAACGGTAAACAGAAAGTCCGCTCCGCCGAGGTGGGTACCGACATCCTCAAGGCGTTGGCCGAGTTGTCGCCCTCGACGTCACTCTCGCGCCTGGCTGAACACGTTCAGATGCCGGCGAGCAAGGTTCACCGCTATTTGCAGGCCCTGATCGCCAGTGGTTTTGCCGAACAGAACGCCGCGACCAACCATTACGGCCTCGGCCGTGAAGCCTTGCGCGTGGGCTTGGCAGCACTCAACAGTATGGACGTGATGAAAGTCGCCGCCCTGCCCTTGGCCGAGTTACGCGACGACTTGAACGAAACCTGCTTTCTGGCGGTGTGGGGTAATCAGGGCGCGACGGTGGTGCGCATCGAACCGGCGGTGCGTGCGGTGACGGTGGTCACACAATTGGGCTCGGTGTTGCCGCTGCTCAGTTCCTCGACGGGACTGGTGTTTGGCGCCTATTTGCCAAAGCGCGAGACCGTGGACCTGCGTGAACAGGAATTGCAGGGCCACGCAACTCACGCACTGGCAGACGATCAGGCCTACGCCGAAATGTGCGAGCAGATCCGCGCACGCGGCCTGCACCATGTGCATGGCTTGCTGATGCCAGGCGTGGATGCCTTGTCGGCACCGGTATTGAACGCAATGGGCAATGTCGTGGCGGTGGTGACCGTGGTCGGCCCGACATCGCTGTTCCATGCCGATGAAAATGGCCCGGCGGCGCAGCGATTGCTGGCGGCGACGCGGGCCGTAAGCTGGCGGATGGGGTATGAGCCTGCCGCAACGCATTGA
- the hmgA gene encoding homogentisate 1,2-dioxygenase has protein sequence MNLDSTTPALAYQSGFGNEFSSEALPGALPVGQNAPQKAPYGLYTELFSGTAFTMARSEARRTWMYRIQPSANHPAFVKLDRQLAGGPLGEVTPNRLRWNALEIPAEPTDFLDGLVSMAANSGADKPAGISIYNYLANRSMERVFFNADGEMLLVPQLGRLRIATELGVLEVAPLEIAVLPRGLKFRVELLDPQARGYIAENHGAPLRLPDLGPIGSNGLANPRDFLTPVASYENLQQPTTLVQKFLGQLWGCELDHSPLNVVAWHGNNVPYKYDLRRFNTIGTVSFDHPDPSIFTVLTSPTSVHGLANLDFVIFPPRWMVAENTFRPPWFHRNLMNEFMGLIQGEYDAKAEGFVPGGASLHSCMSAHGPDGETCTKAINADLKPTKIDNTMAFMFETSQVLRPSRFALDCPQLQTTYDACWATLPATFDPTRR, from the coding sequence ATGAACCTCGATTCAACGACGCCAGCGCTGGCTTATCAGTCAGGCTTCGGCAACGAATTCAGCAGCGAAGCGTTGCCCGGCGCACTCCCGGTCGGCCAGAACGCGCCGCAAAAAGCCCCTTACGGCCTCTACACCGAACTATTCTCCGGCACCGCATTCACCATGGCCCGCAGCGAAGCGCGACGGACGTGGATGTATCGCATCCAGCCGTCGGCCAATCATCCGGCGTTCGTCAAACTCGATCGGCAACTGGCAGGCGGACCATTGGGTGAAGTAACCCCCAATCGCCTGCGCTGGAATGCCCTGGAGATTCCCGCCGAACCGACCGATTTCCTCGATGGCCTGGTGAGCATGGCGGCCAATTCCGGCGCCGATAAACCGGCCGGTATCAGCATCTACAACTATCTCGCCAACCGCTCAATGGAGCGGGTGTTCTTCAATGCCGACGGCGAAATGCTGCTGGTGCCGCAACTGGGCCGCCTGCGCATCGCTACAGAACTCGGTGTACTGGAAGTGGCGCCGCTGGAAATTGCCGTACTGCCACGGGGTTTGAAATTCCGCGTCGAGCTACTCGATCCACAGGCCCGCGGCTACATCGCCGAGAACCATGGCGCGCCGCTGCGCCTGCCGGATCTGGGGCCGATCGGCAGCAACGGCCTGGCCAATCCACGGGACTTCCTGACCCCGGTCGCTTCTTACGAAAACCTTCAACAACCCACTACGTTGGTGCAAAAATTCCTCGGCCAGTTGTGGGGTTGCGAACTCGATCATTCGCCGCTGAACGTGGTCGCCTGGCACGGCAACAATGTGCCGTACAAATATGACCTGCGCCGCTTCAACACCATCGGCACCGTCAGCTTCGATCACCCGGACCCGTCGATCTTCACCGTGCTGACCTCGCCGACCAGTGTTCACGGTCTGGCCAACCTCGACTTCGTGATCTTCCCGCCACGCTGGATGGTGGCCGAGAACACCTTCCGTCCACCATGGTTCCACCGCAACCTGATGAACGAATTCATGGGCCTGATCCAGGGCGAATACGACGCCAAGGCCGAAGGTTTCGTGCCGGGTGGTGCGTCGTTGCACAGCTGCATGAGCGCCCACGGCCCGGATGGTGAAACCTGCACCAAAGCGATCAACGCTGACCTCAAGCCGACGAAAATCGACAACACCATGGCCTTCATGTTCGAGACCAGCCAAGTGCTGCGTCCGAGCCGTTTCGCCCTTGATTGCCCGCAACTGCAAACCACTTACGATGCTTGCTGGGCCACGCTGCCCGCCACTTTCGACCCGACCCGGAGATAA
- the fahA gene encoding fumarylacetoacetase, producing the protein MTQTSITRSWVASANGHADFPLQNLPLGVFSVKGSAPRSGVAIGEHIFDLQAALDAGLFDGAAKVALEATRGGQLNAFFELGREARLALRERLLELFAEGSTLHGKIEAQGAKLLPLAADCEMHLPAKINDYTDFYVGIEHAQNVGKLFRPDNPLLPNYKYVPIGYHGRASTIRPSGTDVRRPKGQTLPAGQTEPTFGPCARLDYELELGIWIGQGNDMGDSIAIGDAADHIAGFCLLNDWSARDIQAWEYQPLGPFLSKSFITSISPWVVTAEALEPFRRAQPARPEGDPQPLPYLFDKRDQAAGGFDIELEVLLLTEAMRGQNLPAHRLTLSNSKHMYWTVAQMVAHHSVNGCQLQAGDLFGSGTLSGPENGQFGSLLEITEGGKKPIELASGEVRKFLEDGDEIILRGRCSREGFASIGFGECRGKVLPAR; encoded by the coding sequence ATGACGCAGACTTCAATCACTCGCAGCTGGGTCGCTTCCGCCAACGGCCATGCGGATTTCCCGCTGCAAAACCTGCCGCTGGGCGTGTTCAGCGTGAAGGGTTCGGCGCCACGCAGCGGCGTGGCCATCGGCGAACATATTTTCGATCTGCAGGCTGCGCTCGATGCCGGCCTGTTCGACGGTGCGGCGAAGGTAGCGCTCGAAGCCACTCGTGGCGGTCAGCTCAATGCGTTCTTCGAACTGGGCCGTGAGGCGCGCTTGGCACTGCGCGAACGCCTGCTGGAACTGTTCGCCGAAGGCAGCACCCTGCACGGCAAGATCGAAGCCCAGGGCGCAAAACTGTTGCCGCTGGCGGCAGATTGCGAGATGCACCTGCCGGCGAAAATCAACGATTACACCGACTTCTACGTCGGCATCGAGCACGCGCAAAACGTCGGCAAATTGTTCCGCCCGGACAACCCGTTGCTACCGAACTACAAGTACGTGCCAATTGGTTATCACGGTCGCGCTTCGACCATTCGCCCGTCCGGCACCGACGTGCGTCGTCCGAAAGGCCAGACGCTGCCGGCCGGTCAGACCGAGCCGACCTTTGGTCCATGCGCGCGCCTGGATTACGAACTGGAACTGGGCATCTGGATCGGTCAGGGCAACGACATGGGCGACTCCATCGCCATCGGTGACGCCGCTGATCACATCGCCGGTTTCTGCCTGCTCAATGACTGGTCGGCGCGGGACATCCAGGCCTGGGAATACCAGCCGCTGGGGCCGTTCCTGTCGAAGAGTTTCATCACCAGCATTTCGCCATGGGTTGTCACGGCCGAAGCGCTGGAACCGTTCCGTCGTGCCCAGCCTGCACGCCCTGAAGGCGATCCGCAGCCACTGCCGTATCTGTTCGACAAACGCGATCAGGCCGCTGGCGGCTTCGACATCGAACTGGAAGTGCTGCTGCTCACCGAAGCCATGCGCGGACAGAACCTGCCGGCCCATCGCCTGACCCTGAGCAATTCAAAACACATGTACTGGACCGTGGCGCAAATGGTCGCGCACCACAGCGTCAACGGCTGCCAGTTGCAGGCCGGTGACCTGTTCGGTTCGGGGACTTTGTCGGGACCGGAAAACGGTCAGTTTGGCAGCCTGCTGGAAATCACCGAGGGTGGTAAAAAGCCGATCGAGCTGGCCTCGGGCGAAGTGCGCAAGTTCCTTGAGGACGGCGATGAAATCATTCTGCGTGGTCGTTGCAGTCGCGAAGGTTTCGCCTCCATCGGTTTCGGCGAATGCCGCGGCAAAGTGCTGCCGGCGCGCTAA
- the maiA gene encoding maleylacetoacetate isomerase: MELYTYYRSTSSYRVRIALALKGLDYQALPINLIAPPGGEHRQPPYLAINPQGRVPALRTDDGELLVQSPAIIEYLEERYPQVPLLSKDFAARAHERGVAALIGCDVHPLHNVSVLNRLRQVGHDETQVVEWIGHWISQGLAAVEQLIGDEGYCFGAQPGMADVYLIPQLYAAERFNISLEAYPRIRRVAELAIAHPAFIKAHPANQPDTP, encoded by the coding sequence ATGGAGCTCTATACCTACTACCGTTCCACTTCGTCTTACCGGGTGCGCATCGCGTTGGCACTCAAGGGGCTGGACTACCAGGCGCTGCCGATCAACCTGATCGCACCGCCCGGTGGCGAGCACCGCCAGCCGCCGTATCTGGCCATCAACCCGCAAGGTCGCGTGCCGGCCTTGCGCACCGATGACGGTGAGTTGCTGGTCCAGTCACCGGCAATCATTGAGTACCTGGAGGAGCGTTATCCACAGGTGCCGCTGCTGTCCAAAGACTTCGCTGCCCGCGCCCATGAGCGCGGCGTGGCGGCGTTGATCGGTTGCGATGTGCATCCGTTGCACAACGTCAGCGTACTCAACCGGCTGCGGCAGGTGGGGCATGACGAAACGCAGGTGGTCGAGTGGATCGGCCACTGGATCAGCCAGGGGTTGGCGGCTGTGGAGCAGTTGATCGGCGATGAGGGTTATTGCTTTGGCGCGCAACCGGGGATGGCGGATGTGTATCTGATTCCGCAGTTGTACGCCGCCGAGCGCTTCAACATTTCCCTTGAGGCGTATCCACGGATTCGTCGAGTGGCGGAGTTGGCGATTGCGCATCCGGCGTTCATCAAGGCGCATCCGGCGAATCAGCCAGACACTCCTTGA
- a CDS encoding transglutaminase family protein, whose translation MTPRQSFFACLQRSPPALFEAALWISAEHDREVNFEDLLANFKTLQQRISGSLPMLPVSELAQPLLRRMNDLGFAQDDSSPLRPQAALLSKVLERRRGQPLALGLIALELARVLEIPLVGVNFPGHFLLRVPGADHLLDPCGGRRLYPNDCRELLHRQYGPNLKLSAEHLVTAEPVQMLQRLSRNLRQLHLSNEDYIGALVDAERVLELGNGTAADYLARASLYQRLDCPNAERFDLEHALLLSDDPIQRIRLTERLGHLPPNSIVH comes from the coding sequence ATGACCCCGCGCCAATCGTTTTTCGCCTGCCTGCAACGTTCACCGCCCGCGCTGTTCGAGGCGGCGCTATGGATTTCGGCCGAACATGACAGAGAGGTGAACTTCGAGGATCTACTGGCAAACTTCAAGACACTGCAACAGCGAATCAGTGGCAGCCTGCCGATGTTGCCGGTCAGCGAACTGGCGCAACCGTTGCTACGGCGCATGAATGACCTGGGATTTGCTCAGGACGATTCCTCGCCCTTGCGTCCGCAAGCGGCGCTGCTCAGCAAGGTGCTGGAACGCCGACGTGGGCAACCACTGGCTCTGGGACTGATTGCGTTGGAACTGGCCAGAGTTTTGGAGATCCCCTTGGTCGGGGTCAATTTCCCGGGGCATTTTCTGCTGCGCGTGCCGGGCGCCGATCACCTGCTTGATCCGTGCGGCGGCCGTCGCCTGTACCCCAACGATTGCCGGGAACTGCTGCATCGCCAATACGGCCCTAACCTGAAGCTCAGCGCCGAACACCTGGTCACCGCCGAGCCCGTGCAAATGCTGCAACGCCTGTCGCGCAATCTGCGCCAGTTGCACCTTTCCAACGAAGATTACATCGGTGCGCTGGTGGACGCCGAACGCGTGCTGGAACTGGGCAACGGCACCGCCGCCGACTACCTGGCCCGGGCCAGCCTCTACCAACGGCTGGACTGCCCCAATGCCGAGCGTTTCGACCTGGAGCATGCTCTGCTGCTCAGTGATGATCCGATCCAGCGGATTCGGTTGACGGAACGACTCGGGCATTTGCCGCCCAATTCCATCGTCCATTAA
- a CDS encoding Glu/Leu/Phe/Val dehydrogenase dimerization domain-containing protein gives MFALMQSTRLESLHLSVDPVTGLKAVIAIHNSRLGPALGGCRYLAYPSDESAVEDAVRLAQGMSYKAALAGLAQGGGVAVIIRPIHVANRAALFEAFGRCINQLDGRYITAIDSGTSVADMDCIAQQTQHVTSTTSAGDPAPHAAMGVFTGIRATAMARLGSDNLEGLRVAIQGLGNVGFALAEQLHAAGAELLVSDIDHGKVQLAMEQLGAHPIANDALLSTPCDILAPCGLGGVLNSHSVTQLRCSAVAGSANNQLTHLDVADQLERRGILYAPDYVINAGGLIYVSLKHRGEELPTITAHLSKISSRLTEVFAHAQAEKRSPARVADELAEKVLYR, from the coding sequence ATGTTCGCTCTCATGCAAAGCACTCGCCTTGAATCGCTGCATCTGAGCGTTGACCCGGTCACCGGGTTGAAGGCGGTGATTGCCATTCATAACAGTCGCCTGGGGCCTGCCTTGGGTGGTTGTCGTTACCTTGCCTATCCCAGCGACGAGTCTGCGGTCGAGGATGCGGTGCGCCTGGCCCAGGGCATGAGCTACAAGGCCGCGCTGGCCGGTCTGGCCCAGGGCGGTGGGGTGGCGGTGATTATCCGCCCGATCCATGTGGCAAACCGTGCCGCGCTGTTCGAGGCCTTCGGGCGCTGCATCAATCAGCTCGACGGCCGCTACATCACCGCCATCGACAGCGGCACGTCGGTGGCGGACATGGATTGCATCGCCCAGCAGACCCAACACGTCACCAGCACAACATCGGCGGGCGACCCCGCGCCGCACGCAGCGATGGGCGTGTTCACCGGTATTCGTGCAACGGCCATGGCTCGCCTGGGCAGCGATAATCTCGAAGGCCTGCGCGTGGCCATCCAGGGTTTGGGTAATGTTGGATTTGCGCTGGCAGAACAACTGCACGCCGCTGGCGCCGAGCTATTGGTTAGTGACATCGACCACGGCAAGGTGCAACTGGCCATGGAGCAACTCGGCGCTCATCCGATTGCCAACGATGCATTGCTCAGCACCCCTTGCGACATTCTGGCGCCCTGCGGACTGGGCGGCGTGCTCAATAGCCATAGCGTGACGCAATTGCGCTGCTCGGCGGTGGCGGGGTCGGCGAACAATCAGCTGACCCATCTGGATGTGGCCGATCAACTGGAGCGACGGGGCATCCTGTATGCGCCGGATTACGTGATCAATGCCGGCGGGCTGATCTACGTTTCGCTCAAGCATCGTGGCGAAGAGCTGCCGACCATTACCGCGCATCTGTCGAAGATCAGTTCTCGACTCACTGAAGTCTTCGCCCACGCGCAGGCGGAAAAGCGTTCACCGGCGCGTGTGGCCGATGAATTGGCGGAGAAGGTGTTGTATCGATAG
- a CDS encoding phosphate-starvation-inducible PsiE family protein → MKINWAEKLRQNVHELAESLGNLFVETFHYLALFAIGAVTAWAAVMEFLGMLEQGHIKIDDILLLFIYLELGAMVGIYFKTNHMPVRFLIYVAITALTRLLISNVSHHNPPDLGIIYLCGGILLLAFAILVVRYASSQFPSVKIENPHRKIGAGSSEHPEVEKGEI, encoded by the coding sequence GTGAAAATCAACTGGGCCGAAAAGCTGCGGCAGAACGTGCATGAACTGGCCGAGTCCCTGGGCAACCTGTTCGTCGAGACCTTTCACTACCTGGCGCTGTTCGCCATCGGTGCCGTGACCGCGTGGGCGGCGGTGATGGAGTTTCTGGGGATGCTCGAACAGGGGCACATCAAGATCGATGACATCTTGCTACTGTTCATCTATCTGGAACTGGGGGCGATGGTCGGGATTTACTTCAAGACCAACCACATGCCGGTGCGCTTCCTGATCTACGTGGCGATCACCGCACTGACGCGCCTTCTGATTTCCAATGTCTCCCACCACAATCCGCCCGACCTGGGGATCATCTACCTGTGCGGCGGGATTCTGCTGTTGGCGTTTGCGATCCTGGTGGTGCGTTACGCTTCGTCGCAATTTCCGTCAGTGAAGATTGAAAACCCGCACCGTAAGATCGGCGCGGGTTCCAGTGAACATCCGGAAGTGGAGAAGGGCGAGATTTAA
- a CDS encoding DUF3509 domain-containing protein, with translation MDNPFQLITDTFAADYQINLSIQGLDGSIMLTLSNSGRVVAKRMISAEQRNDPERLKRLVQSIQFGIAIEQGHSAVAILESMTDGGTRSLPPPKAKGRPRPAMGL, from the coding sequence ATGGACAACCCCTTTCAGCTCATTACCGATACCTTTGCAGCGGATTATCAAATCAACCTGAGCATTCAGGGCCTGGACGGCAGCATCATGTTGACCCTGTCCAACAGTGGCCGCGTAGTCGCAAAGCGCATGATTAGCGCCGAACAACGCAACGACCCTGAGCGCCTCAAACGACTGGTGCAGAGCATTCAGTTCGGCATTGCCATCGAACAGGGCCACAGCGCGGTGGCCATCCTCGAATCCATGACCGATGGCGGCACGCGCAGCCTGCCACCACCAAAAGCCAAAGGGCGCCCCCGCCCTGCGATGGGGCTTTAA
- a CDS encoding L-serine ammonia-lyase translates to MAISVFDLFKVGIGPSSSHTVGPMRAAATFAQALIDQALLNDVRRMEIRLYGSLSATGVGHATDRACVMGLMGEWPDRIDPTTIDSRIHTLRETAELSLAGQVTIAFDWKRDLLLLDESLPYHPNAMSLTAFGETGELFEQTYYSVGGGFIIEAAEAESGVAPDSDVVLPYDFSSAVELLQLCNQHGLRISELMMANERAWRSDAEIRQGLLHIWSVMRECVEQGLQHEGILPGGLNVPRRAAKLHRSLLEIGKPNVITSTLSAMEWVNLFALAVNEENAAGGRMVTAPTNGAAGIIPAVLHYYMKFNPDASDDDVVAFFLGAAAVGILCKKNASISGAEVGCQGEVGSACAMAAAGLAEVLGATPEQLENAAEIGLEHNLGLTCDPVGGLVQVPCIERNAIAAVKAINATQMALRGDGKHFISLDRVIRTMRDTGADMHDKYKETSRGGLAVNWVEC, encoded by the coding sequence ATGGCTATCAGTGTTTTCGATCTCTTCAAAGTCGGCATCGGCCCGTCCAGCTCCCATACCGTTGGTCCGATGCGCGCGGCGGCGACCTTCGCCCAAGCGTTGATCGATCAGGCTTTGCTGAACGATGTGCGCCGCATGGAGATCCGCCTCTACGGCTCCCTGTCGGCAACCGGCGTCGGCCACGCCACTGACCGCGCCTGCGTCATGGGCTTGATGGGAGAGTGGCCGGATCGTATCGACCCCACCACAATCGACAGCCGCATCCACACCCTGCGCGAAACCGCTGAGCTTTCTCTCGCGGGCCAGGTGACGATTGCCTTCGACTGGAAACGCGATCTCCTGCTGCTCGACGAGAGTCTTCCCTACCACCCGAACGCCATGTCTCTCACAGCCTTCGGCGAAACCGGCGAGCTGTTTGAGCAAACGTACTACTCGGTAGGCGGCGGTTTCATCATCGAAGCGGCCGAAGCCGAATCCGGTGTTGCACCCGACAGCGACGTGGTATTGCCGTACGATTTCTCCAGCGCTGTCGAATTGCTCCAGCTCTGTAACCAGCACGGTCTGCGGATTTCCGAGTTGATGATGGCCAACGAGCGGGCCTGGCGCAGTGACGCCGAAATCCGTCAGGGCTTGCTGCATATCTGGTCGGTGATGCGCGAGTGCGTCGAACAAGGCTTGCAACACGAGGGCATCCTGCCCGGTGGTCTGAATGTGCCGCGTCGCGCAGCGAAATTGCACCGCAGCCTGCTGGAAATCGGCAAGCCGAATGTCATCACCTCGACCCTCTCGGCCATGGAATGGGTCAACCTGTTCGCCCTCGCCGTGAACGAGGAGAATGCCGCCGGCGGGCGCATGGTCACCGCCCCGACCAACGGCGCGGCGGGGATCATTCCGGCGGTCCTGCACTACTACATGAAATTCAACCCGGACGCGTCGGACGACGACGTTGTGGCGTTCTTCCTTGGTGCGGCGGCGGTCGGCATTCTGTGCAAGAAAAACGCTTCGATCTCCGGCGCCGAAGTCGGCTGTCAGGGCGAAGTCGGCTCGGCCTGCGCCATGGCAGCCGCTGGTCTGGCAGAGGTGTTGGGCGCCACACCGGAGCAATTGGAAAACGCCGCGGAAATCGGCCTCGAACACAACCTGGGCCTGACCTGCGATCCGGTGGGCGGACTGGTGCAAGTGCCATGCATCGAGCGCAATGCGATTGCGGCGGTGAAGGCGATCAACGCCACGCAAATGGCCCTGCGCGGCGACGGCAAACACTTCATTTCCCTGGACCGGGTGATCCGCACCATGCGTGACACAGGCGCCGACATGCACGACAAATACAAAGAAACCTCACGGGGCGGCTTGGCGGTTAACTGGGTGGAATGCTGA